GCCTGGGAGACTATGCAGATTGCAGACCTTAAACTTTCGAAATAAGGGCAAGTTTTGTCTATGTCCTCAATAAAAGCGGCATGACTACACGTCGGCGATTTCAGACACATGGTCAGCACAAAATCGAAAAGAAAACAAATCACGGAGCTCAGAAAACACTGACACTAATTGTTTTTAAGGGACCGTAGTGGGAATTTAGAAATTTTGACAAGGCAAATTCAGGGAAGGAGTATATAGTACTCCATCCGTTTCATATTTCTTCTTGCAGTTTTAGTTTTGAAATAAAACCACGAGAAGAATTATGTAAGCGAGCAAGAGGGTAGTGTAATATAAACGACGGGGTGGTTCTTCATCCCGATTAAATGATAGTCCTGCAGCACACAATTGTTGCACAAATggaagaaacaagaacaagaaatAAATATCCATCAGTACTCCAAGAAGACACAACACGCGCCATTCCCCAACAAAGATAACGCGTTTCGAACTAACACCCATAATAATGTGATTAAAGACGGTATCATGCTTGATTGCATTATGCAGTTCTGCGTATAGACAGGAGATCACGAGGGGTGAAACAAGATGGTACACTACCTGACTAGCACTGGAGCGTCAAGCCGTCAACGCCAGCTCCCTCCGTCTGAGATCGACCGCCAAGCTGGTTTGTCTTGCTTCAAACGTTTCAATGCATGAGCTGTTGAGCTCACCCGCAGGGTGAAACAGCAGATCTGAATCTAACTGAAGCCCTTCCGTCATCATGAGTGGGTCTAGTTGCTGTTCACAGAATGGTCAGGATGTCTGCACAAGTTTCAGCTGTACAGGCACAGAAGCAGTCTCTGTTTATGTACCTTTCTGGGGCACGCAGTAAGCTGGGTTGGTAAATTGATTTTCTTTCACTTGGAACAAATGGGCTTGGATGAATACAAAAAAAAATCTGAATCATTTCCGGTGCAATACAAGCACGGAGTTGTATCAGCATCTAGACTATGCTAAGGATGGGCGCCTCAACAGCTCAAATTTCCTACGGCTGCATAATAATTTACAAGTTCTGAAACTTATTCCCGGGGCTCCCAAGTCCCAACTGCCCTATTCACTGCTTGAACCGTCAGTATTATGACGTCTGACAAGGTACACATGGTGGAAGCATAAATCTTCAGACTGAAGCGACCTGCATGATAACTGAAGCGGTTAAATTACTGGACTGGACAGCAGAATTAAAGGCATACAGAGCATATAATATACAGTAGAAGGTTTTAGCATTCAACTGTTTGACCAAACAGAGCTATGATGCTCCTAAGTGTAACCACAAACTAGCTTTAAAATCATAATTCGATTGAGGCACTCAGAGAGTCGAATGAGCATTGCCTTTGGCGATTAAAAAAAAGTGTTTGCCAATTTCTATCATGGAAAAACAGGCAGAGAAACATTATTGAACCCACAACCAGACAGGGCAGTGGATAGCTCATGCCAAGATTTTGTTCTTCAAACTGATGGACAACACTTAACAATCTGGATTTCTGTTAGCAGGCAAGGAAAAATTTGCTTCTTTTGAGAAAAAAACTTCAGTTGTCAATTCACGAATGACCTAAACTGGATATTCTATTTTCCATTATGAAAAGAATAAAATGAACAACAAAACTTGGCATATGATAGTACATCTATAAAATCGGTACCTTCATTATGAGCTTCTATGAAATGGGTTCTCATGCATACTAGAAAGAGATGTGTCCTGCTTTTGACCAAAAACTTACATCAGAAACAATATATACAAGGAAATTCGTTTTCCACATGAATCACAAGAGTTGAGAGTTAGTTACTTGAatccttgcattgatgctttggaGTCCATGGTGGTTATTTGCAGAAGGTACAGCGACGTTTAATGACAACCTGTTGTCACTTGCTGCATGGCCTTGGTGGTCTTCATCTGTAGACTTGGCAGTCCTTCTCCATCGCTTCAACATATATCTCTGAGGCAACTCTTTGATATTTCTGTAATCAAACACCTTCAACATGTGACAACATGGAATACCCATATGCTCAAACTTCCTACAAGTGCACATACAGGAGTTATCGCTTGAGTTAAATCTAACATAGTGTTCCTTGGGTTTCTCAGAGGGAGCAACTTTGTACTCAGAGGTCGTCCCATTCTCTCCACAACTGAATAACACAGAGTCCATGAACAGTTCAAACTCTTTTCTAAAGATCTCAAACACCACTGGAGTATATGTATGGGATGTTTGCTTTAACATCTTGGCTGGGGGTATTCTTGGATAACTTTGGCTAGCTTGGAAATCAGCTTGGAGCTCAGCGTAACGATGTTCATCTACTGCTCTTTcatagtgtttgaagaaggagagcaGATCTAGTTGAGGGCTCAAGAATTTCTTCAAAACACTGCTGAAACTCTCAGCTTGAAGTGAGCTTATTATGTCAGCACAAAATATATGTCTATCATATGCCAATGCCCATCTTCCCCTCTCATCAAATAGTTTAGCCAGCCACTCATTATGCCTAAGATCATGCTTCTCTAGCATACTTCTCCATGCAAACACAAATTCTTCCTCTTCCTCATAGCCAAAGACACATTTGCTAAAATCCTTTGCAAATGTCTTTGAACCTTGGAAAACTTGATTCAGGTGCTTTACAGAATTCTGATATACCTGCCAAGCACAAACTTGCTGAGTAGTATTTGGCCAGGCTGCAGCCATTGCACTACTCAACTGAATAGATTGATCTATTAAAGCTACCGCTGGCTGTTTCCCATGCATGGCGATCTTAAAACTCTCAAACAGCCACTTAAACGACTCAAATGATTCATCATAAAGCAAAGCTGCACCAAAAATAATTGTTTGTCTGTGATGATTCACGCCAAGGAATAAAGCCAATGGCCTGCCATATCCATTTATCTTGTATGTTGTGTCTAGACAGAGCACATCACTGaagtagttgaagtcatctctagaTTTTGGATCTGCCCAAAAGAAGTTGGTTAGCTTGTCATCCTCATCAATCTGCATGGTATAAAAGAACAAGGGATTATCCATTTGCATAGTCTGCAAATATTTTAATATGGCTCCACCATCACCAGGTTGCATCGCCTTCATGCGCTTTGAATGGAGATAATTCTTATAATCTGCTGGGAGGAGAGAAATATTTCGAAGGAAACCAACTTGTCTCACAACAAGATCACCAGTTGCTTTTGTTGTTGGTGTCATTACAGAATCATCTGACAGTTCAGTTTCCCCAGTCTGAAGTTCCGTCAATATCCTCTGTGACCTTAGCATATGCATCGTCGAAGGAGGGGCCAGCTGATGATTGTGCTCTGCTTTAAAATCAGTGACTCTATATTTACACTCTGGTGTTACTTTAATAATCAACCGTGCTGGACAGCCAATTCTTGTATCTAACCTTGGCTTCTTGGCTTCCAATGACTTCTTATCCCTGTTGTAACCCTCTCTTGAGCACACAAATGTCCTTACTTTGGTAATATTTTCAGAAGATTTATGTGATGTGCTTTTTCTAACACTAAAACCAATATGCCCAGCATATTTATTGTAGAATTCATATGATTTTTCCTCGCTATCAAATTCCATGTCCACCTCAGGAACCAGCTTAGCAAGCGAAGCCTCATCTATAGGTGGTTCAGCTTCTATCATTCTTCTCATTTTCCCCTGAAGAACCAATCATAATTAAGTTCAGTAACAAGAAAAAGGAGGCACATTTAATTGTACCAGACCTTAACCAGTACCACCATAATAAGATGAAAACAGTAAACGGATCTATATGCTTGGGCCACAACCTAAAATTCAACTCTGAAAAAATCTAATTTTGTTTTATGGTTTAGGTATTGTACAACTTTAAAAATTCGGGGAAAAAACCATTTAGGGATTTTGTCCATGCAAGTGTGGGTGCTTTGAGTTTAGGGTTTCTCTAGTTCAGGATTTGTACATCTAAAAGAATCCTAAAAAACAATAGATACCAAACATGTTAGAAATGCGGGTCTGCAAAAATCATGCAAAAATATGATCAAATAATCCagatagaaaagaaaaaaatgtaTCAACTTATTTTTTGAACAGTACAACTTCAACCTCTTGTAATTTTTTGCACAGGACTCATTTTATTATATATTTGGATGAGTTTTTGCAGACTGAAATGTTAGCATAAATCTACGACTATTTTGAGAATTTTTCGAGATGCACAAGTAGCTAAACCATCACCTAAAGCGCCCACCCTTGCACGCAAAATTGGTTTTCCTTTCCTTTTATGATTTCATGG
This region of Lolium perenne isolate Kyuss_39 chromosome 2, Kyuss_2.0, whole genome shotgun sequence genomic DNA includes:
- the LOC127332674 gene encoding protein FAR1-RELATED SEQUENCE 5 codes for the protein MMHMLVASDGGGGEMHPYAAVPAEQELELHRDNADDSLDGHVRCLRCGISGNATPHMRRGPDGPRTLCNACGIAYRKGKMRRMIEAEPPIDEASLAKLVPEVDMEFDSEEKSYEFYNKYAGHIGFSVRKSTSHKSSENITKVRTFVCSREGYNRDKKSLEAKKPRLDTRIGCPARLIIKVTPECKYRVTDFKAEHNHQLAPPSTMHMLRSQRILTELQTGETELSDDSVMTPTTKATGDLVVRQVGFLRNISLLPADYKNYLHSKRMKAMQPGDGGAILKYLQTMQMDNPLFFYTMQIDEDDKLTNFFWADPKSRDDFNYFSDVLCLDTTYKINGYGRPLALFLGVNHHRQTIIFGAALLYDESFESFKWLFESFKIAMHGKQPAVALIDQSIQLSSAMAAAWPNTTQQVCAWQVYQNSVKHLNQVFQGSKTFAKDFSKCVFGYEEEEEFVFAWRSMLEKHDLRHNEWLAKLFDERGRWALAYDRHIFCADIISSLQAESFSSVLKKFLSPQLDLLSFFKHYERAVDEHRYAELQADFQASQSYPRIPPAKMLKQTSHTYTPVVFEIFRKEFELFMDSVLFSCGENGTTSEYKVAPSEKPKEHYVRFNSSDNSCMCTCRKFEHMGIPCCHMLKVFDYRNIKELPQRYMLKRWRRTAKSTDEDHQGHAASDNRLSLNVAVPSANNHHGLQSINARIQDTSLSSMHENPFHRSS